A genomic stretch from Mycobacterium paraterrae includes:
- a CDS encoding TauD/TfdA dioxygenase family protein, which yields MSLLTITKLNDTVGAEVVGLDSDALAHDDSVGQSVLDALEDNGVLVFRGLHLDPEAQVVFCRRLGEIDHSSDGHHAVPGIYPVTLDKSKNASAAYLKATFDWHIDGCTPLRDECPQKATVLSAVQVAESGGETEFANSYAAYDALGDEEKSRFASVRVVHSLEASQSRVYPDPTPEQVERWRGRPTHEHPLVWTHRSGRKSLVLGASTDYIVGMDRDEGRALLDGLLRRATSPDKIYSHSWSIGDTVIWDNRGVLHRAAPYDPDSQREMLRTTVLGDEPIE from the coding sequence ACTGGCACACGACGACTCGGTCGGTCAATCGGTGTTAGATGCGTTGGAAGACAACGGCGTTCTGGTTTTCCGCGGACTACACCTGGATCCCGAGGCGCAGGTTGTCTTCTGCCGGCGTCTCGGCGAAATCGACCACTCGTCCGACGGCCATCACGCTGTCCCTGGCATCTACCCGGTCACGTTGGACAAATCCAAGAATGCCTCCGCGGCCTATCTCAAGGCGACGTTCGACTGGCACATCGACGGCTGCACACCGCTGCGCGACGAGTGCCCACAGAAGGCCACGGTGCTCTCGGCCGTGCAGGTCGCCGAGTCGGGCGGCGAGACTGAATTCGCCAACTCCTATGCGGCGTACGACGCGCTGGGCGATGAAGAGAAGTCACGGTTCGCCTCTGTGCGGGTGGTGCATTCCTTGGAAGCGTCACAAAGCCGGGTCTATCCGGACCCGACGCCCGAGCAGGTCGAGCGTTGGCGGGGCCGCCCCACCCACGAGCATCCTCTGGTCTGGACGCATCGCAGCGGCCGTAAGTCGTTAGTGCTTGGCGCGTCGACCGACTACATCGTCGGCATGGACCGTGACGAGGGCCGCGCCCTCTTAGATGGCCTGCTGCGCCGAGCGACCTCGCCGGACAAGATATACAGCCATTCCTGGTCGATCGGCGACACGGTCATCTGGGACAACCGGGGTGTGCTACACCGCGCTGCTCCCTACGACCCCGACTCGCAACGCGAAATGTTGCGCACCACCGTGCTTGGCGACGAGCCGATCGAATAG